Proteins from a single region of Hordeum vulgare subsp. vulgare chromosome 6H, MorexV3_pseudomolecules_assembly, whole genome shotgun sequence:
- the LOC123405456 gene encoding cyclin-F2-2-like yields the protein MMQYAMDPYADAFALPAPRGFFGVGTCARAAAGPARRPPPPGFFGVGACARAAAGPARRPPRPGFFGVGSCARLARDVPARRPPPPGFFSACRPRVLPPAPCELPMPPKFSKPAAPAPAPVSCVAAASTKRQRLCLDYEDDIHCNLRLREKNAEERPLPDYLKKVQQDRVSESERASLVGWMDKFVRDHDLADGTLHHAVAYVDRVLSVRSLTADSGYELRLLGAAAIFVAAKYEDQRAVWKLKADKIASYGEFTTGKEVLDMEREMVEALGYQLGGPTAHTFLGHFMRYAEEEDKTMILPLATRLVDQSLLDYTCVRILPSVVAASAIFLARWALNPVVDLAWNMELEELTGYNCSDLTACVLVMCVFSGSIICNPRS from the coding sequence ATGATGCAGTACGCCATGGATCCTTACGCGGACGCCTTTGCTCTACCTGCGCCTCGTGGCTTCTTCGGCGTCGGAACCTGCGCTCGGGCCGCTGCAGGCCCTGCTCGTCGACCTCCGCCTCCTGGCTTCTTCGGCGTTGGAGCCTGCGCTCGGGCCGCCGCCGGCCCTGCTCGTCGACCTCCGCGTCCCGGCTTCTTCGGCGTCGGATCTTGCGCCCGCCTGGCTCGCGACGTACCAGCTCGTCGACCTCCGCCTCCCGGTTTCTTCAGTGCCTGCCGTCCCAGGGTGCTCCCGCCAGCGCCGTGCGAGCTGCCCATGCCACCAAAGTTCTCAAAGCCCgcggcgccggcaccagcaccgGTCTCCTgcgtcgccgccgcctccacaaagCGTCAGCGGCTGTGCCTTGACTACGAAGACGACATCCACTGCAACCTCCGGCTGAGAGAGAAGAACGCCGAGGAGCGGCCGCTACCGGACTACCTGAAGAAGGTGCAGCAAGATCGGGTGAGCGAGTCAGAGCGCGCCTCCCTTGTCGGATGGATGGACAAGTTCGTCCGAGACCATGATCTTGCCGACGGCACGCTCCACCACGCCGTGGCCTACGTGGACCGGGTCCTGTCGGTGCGTTCCCTGACGGCTGACAGCGGCTACGAGCTGCGCCTTCTGGGTGCAGCGGCCATCTTTGTCGCCGCCAAATACGAGGACCAGAGAGCCGTGTGGAAGCTGAAGGCCGACAAGATCGCCAGCTACGGCGAGTTCACCACGGGCAAGGAGGTGCTCGACATGGAGCGCGAGATGGTGGAGGCGCTCGGGTACCAGCTCGGCGGCCCCACGGCGCACACCTTCCTGGGCCACTTCATGAGGTAcgccgaggaggaggacaagaccaTGATACTGCCATTGGCGACTCGCCTCGTTGATCAGTCTCTGCTCGACTACACGTGCGTCCGCATCTTGCCCTCCGTCGTGGCGGCGTCGGCGATCTTCCTCGCGAGATGGGCCCTGAATCCAGTCGTCGACCTGGCGTGGAACATGGAGCTGGAGGAGCTGACGGGGTACAACTGCTCCGACTTGACAGCCTGCGTCCTTGTTATGTGCGTCTTCTCGGGGTCGATCATCTGTAACCCTCGTTCTTGA